The proteins below come from a single Carassius carassius chromosome 11, fCarCar2.1, whole genome shotgun sequence genomic window:
- the LOC132152744 gene encoding cytoplasmic protein NCK2-like, with translation MTEEVIVIAKWDYTAQQDQELDIRKNERLWLLDDSKTWWRVRNASNRTGYVPSNYVERKNSLKKTSLVKNLKDTLGLGKTKRKTSARDPSPTPSTEAEYPSNGSTGGGGVGGAERIYDLNIPALVKFSYAAEREDELNLIKGERVVVMEKCSDGWWRGSHAGHVGWFPSNYVQEEVGYADHDGVFGDSLGGFRSLRVGQGAAMANGRPGGSGSSVLHVVQTLYPFSSVTEEELNFEKGETMEVLEKPENDPEWWRCKNSRGVVGLVPKNYVVVLSDGPVAKGLGSSHGSPHISHTVPSRTGKFAGKDWYYGNVTRHQAECALSERGEVGDFLIRDSESSPSDFSISLKAVGKNKHFKVQLQDGVYGIGQRRFSSMDELVEHYKKAPIFTSEQGDKLYLVKPLA, from the exons ATGACAGAGGAGGTGATTGTTATAGCCAAGTGGGACTACACAGCTCAGCAAGACCAGGAACTGGACATCCGGAAGAACGAGCGCTTGTGGTTGCTGGATGATTCCAAGACCTGGTGGAGAGTCCGCAACGCATCCAACCGCACCGGCTACGTCCCCTCGAATTATGTGGAGCGCAAAAACAGTCTGAAGAAAACCTCTCTAGTGAAGAACCTGAAAGACACTCTTG GCCTGGGAAAAACGAAAAGGAAGACTAGTGCTCGTGATCCATCTCCCACACCCAGCACAGAGGCAGAGTACCCATCCAATGGCAGCACAGGAGGAGGTGGAGTGGGCGGGGCCGAGCGGATCTATGACCTGAACATTCCCGCACTGGTGAAGTTTTCTTACGCAGCTGAGCGTGAAGATGAACTCAACCTCATTAAAGGGGAGAGGGTGGTCGTCATGGAGAAGTGCAGCGACGGCTGGTGGAGGGGTAGCCATGCCGGTCATGTCGGTTGGTTCCCATCCAATTACGTCCAAGAGGAGGTGGGATACGCAGACCATGATGGGGTCTTTGGGGACTCTTTGGGGGGCTTCCGGTCCTTAAGGGTGGGGCAAGGGGCGGCAATGGCCAATGGCCGGCCGGGAGGCTCCGGGAGCTCCGTTCTGCATGTGGTCCAGACTCTGTACCCCTTCAGCTCTGTCACAGAGGAGGAACTGAACTTTGAGAAGGGTGAGACGATGGAAGTTTTGGAAAAGCCAGAGAATGACCCAGAGTGGTGGAGGTGTAAAAACAGTCGAGGCGTGGTAGGTCTTGTGCCCAAGAACTATGTTGTAGTGCTCAGTGATGGGCCAGTTGCGAAGGGCTTGGGGTCAAGTCATGGCTCTCCTCACATCAGTCACACAGTTCCCTCACGTACAGGCAAATTTGCTGGAAAGGATTGGTACTACGGTAACGTGACACGGCACCAAGCTGAGTGTGCACTTAGTGAAAGAGGAGAGGTAGGGGACTTTCTGATACGGGACAGTGAATCATCG cCCAGTGATTTCTCCATTTCTCTGAAGGCTGTTGGGAAGAACAAACACTTCAAGGTGCAGCTGCAGGACGGAGTGTACGGCATCGGTCAGCGGCGTTTTAGCAGTATGGATGAGCTTGTAGAGCACTACAAGAAAGCGCCCATCTTCACCAGTGAGCAAGGAGACAAACTCTATCTTGTCAAGCCCCTTGCCTGA